A genome region from Manis javanica isolate MJ-LG chromosome 3, MJ_LKY, whole genome shotgun sequence includes the following:
- the LOC108396491 gene encoding sperm-associated antigen 1-like, with protein MQTLTSRIHFAQRPRSRQEPRAVGNIQKKLAGKGEGGKRPERGASRRARAPGAGTDNQGRVRASATAGRALGHQGCGSGAGDPAAARAPPGTRPLCPASLKSRGNELFKNGQFALAAIKYAAAIAQLEPAGSGSADDLSILHSNKSSMLPKRRILQWMHSGL; from the coding sequence ATGCAAACGCTCACTTCCCGCATCCACTTCGCACAGAGGCCCCGGAGCCGGCAGGAGCCGCGCGCCGTGGGCAACATCCAGAAGAAGCTGGCAGGCAAAGGCGAGGGCGGCAAGCGGCCGGAGCGGGGCGCGTCGCGGCGGGCTCGGGCGCCAGGGGCCGGCACGGACAACCAGGGCCGGGTGCGGGCCTCGGCGACGGCGGGCAGGGCCCTCGGGCACCAGGGCTGCGGGAGCGGCGCCGGGGACCCCGCTGCCGCCCGCGCGCCCCCCGGCACCCGGCCGCTGTGTCCCGCCAGCCTGAAGAGCCGCGGCAACGAGCTCTTCAAAAACGGGCAGTTCGCGTTGGCGGCCATTAAGTACGCGGCGGCGATCGCGCAGCTGGAGCCTGCAGGAAGTGGAAGTGCAGATGATCTGAGTATCTTACATTCAAATAAGAGCAGCATGTTACCTAAAAGAAGGATACTGCAGTGGATGCATTCAGGATTGTAA